GATAAGCTGACAGGCTCGATGGACCGTGCGATTAAGGAGACAGAGCGCCGCCGTACCAGGCAGATGACTCATAACGAGCAACACGGCATTGTGCCAAAGTCAGTGCAAAAATCCGTGGCGGATATTCTTGAAGGGGCAGTGACACCAGGTAAGAAGAGGGGGGCCAGAACCCGTAAGGTGGCGGAGCCTGAGGCGGTTTATGAGGTAGCTCTGACACCGGAAGACATGGCGAAAAAGATCAGCGAGCTGGAAAGCCAAATGATGGAGCATGCCCGTAACCTGGAATTTGAAGAAGCCGCTTCAGTAAGGGACCAGATCAGCCGTCTGCGGGATAAGGCATTGAAATAAAAGTAATCAATCAACATTTTGCAGCACTCAGGGGTTGCTATTTTCATTCCTGTTGATAATATACACCCAACTTCAGGCGGTTAGCTCAGTTGGTTAGAGCGCCACGTTGACATCGTGGAGGTCACCAGTTCGAATCTGGTATCGCCTACCACTATCTTATTGATAGTTCTGAAGAAAAAGCCCGCTGTTAGCGGGCTTTTGTCGTTTAGGTCGGAAAATTATTTCAAATTTCCAGACCTGACAACCTCAGTCCAGCCTCTACCTCTTCGTATTTTATCTCGCGTCCTTCCTGATAATCGGTCGTCGTCTTGCCACTTGAATGCCCCATAAGCACCTGAACATAGTCATGTGAAAAACCAGCCCGGTGCTCATATCCATGAACCTAATGCCCGGATTTCATGGAACGATGGTTGCTCTTTTGGTTTCAGGTTTGGGTAAGCGTTAGCTTTTTTTCTAGCCTTGGCAAATGATTTTGTCAGGTGGTCTGGGGATATGTATGTCCAGTGAGGCTTGGCATTCATCTGACCCCTTCTTCTTGATTTTGGTTTGTAGTTAATTAACACTGATAAACCTCCGGCTATGCTGGGGAGACTCACATAGGTTTAACCGTAGCGACAGTAGCTAATTCAGTTTTCGACCAAGAAAATAGAAGGTAAAACCTATGCGAGACTACAAGAGTTTGGCCCATACCCGCTGGGATTGTAAGTACCACATCGTCTTCATCCCAAAGAAAAGGCGGAAGGTGATATATGGGAACCTCCGGAAATTCCTGGGGGAAATTTTTCATGAGCTTGCCAGAAGAAAGGGCTGCAAAATTTTGGAAGGTCACTTGATGCCTGATCATGTTCATATGTGCATCAGTATACCTCGAAAATATCCGGTATCTTTTGTTGTTGGCTATCTGAAAGGGAAGTGTGCAATAGAAATTGCCAAAAATTTCAAAGGTAGGCAACGAAATTTCAATGGAGAGCACTTCTGGGCCAGAGGGTATTTTGTCTCAACTGTTGGGCTTGATGAAGAAGTGGTACGAGCCTACATCCGAGATCAAGAAAAGAATGATTCAAGGAAAGATCAGTATGATCTTGATTGGTAAGCGCCCTTGGGCGCAATAAAAGCCCTTAGAGGGCGTAACCTAATAAGCTTCCGGCTATGCCGGAGGTCAGTTAACTGAGCCTCATTTAATCCGGGTTGACTTCCAGCTTCCATTCACCAGCTTGTCAATTCTCTAAAATACTAATCCCGCCTCTAATGTTAGAGGCATGCGATATTTTGTTATGCTCGAATCCCGTCGTCCGTTACGAAAAGAAATCCGCCTTGTTGAGCATGGATTTCAAACGGTGACGCCGTATCCAAAAGAAAGATTCTTCAAACGTCATATTTCCTGTGAAATCCGTAATATTCATGAAGTCGCCAGCTTTATTGACAAGCTCAGTACCAAACCGCAATTTGCGTTGGTTCATGGTCAGCCGCTGGACTCTTTACCCATGAACCAGATGGTAAGACGTTTGTACCATGGCAGAGATGATCATCCGCCCACCCTTGGAAACCGGATGCAGTCTCTGCTCATACTGGATATTGACGGCTTACCGATCCGGCCTGTAGACATGAACCGTGAACCCCGGTTGGCTATCAATCAGGCTCTGGAAAAACTCGGGTCGCCTTTTGCCCAGACCAGCTGCTACTGCCAGCTGACATCCAGCCAGCAACCTTATGCTGATCGCCTTTATGCCCATTTGTTTTTTGTGCTTGATTCAGAAGTGTCTCTACAGACTATCAAACGGTGGGCAGAAACCCGAAAGACCGATTGCCGCCTTGATCCGACGCTGTACAGTCCGGCACAGCTTATCTACACGGCACCACCTCTGTTTTTCGGGGGCAGTGATCCCCTGGTCAGACGCAGTGGTTTAGTGTTGTCACAAAAAAACACTTTGCCGGCGGACATAATACGCTCTGTCTCCAGAGTTTCTGTTAATAAGCCCCGGCCATCCCATAGTTATGGCGGTAAAGGA
Above is a genomic segment from Endozoicomonas euniceicola containing:
- the tnpA gene encoding IS200/IS605 family transposase, whose translation is MRDYKSLAHTRWDCKYHIVFIPKKRRKVIYGNLRKFLGEIFHELARRKGCKILEGHLMPDHVHMCISIPRKYPVSFVVGYLKGKCAIEIAKNFKGRQRNFNGEHFWARGYFVSTVGLDEEVVRAYIRDQEKNDSRKDQYDLDW